ACAGGTATCTTCAAACTGAGTATGAAACTCAAAAGAATAACATTGTAAATTTAAAGGATAGAGTAAATTCAAAGAGAAGCGATGTATCAGGTTAGAATGACGTTAGCATGTAATTTTTTGTTTTAGAATAGTTTGGGAGAATAACTGCATTATGAATTTAGCCGTTTAAGCTATGCTTAAACGGCTAAATTTTGGTTCCTAAACTATTTCCAATTGGTAAACAACAATATGTGCTAAAATAGGTAAATAGATAGAAGTATTTGTGACGAACTTGGAGGATTTTAAAATGAATGTACAAGCAGATATAGATTTTCAAAAGGATTTGTTTGAAGCAGCAAATAAAATGCGTGGAAGTGTAGCCCCGTCTGATTATAAACACTATGTTTTACCATTAATATTCCTAAGGTATTTATCCAATAAATATGAACAACGTCGAAATCAACTAGAACAAATGGTTAAAGACCCTAAAAGTGACTGGTTTACAGAAGATAAAGAAACACAAATGGTTATTATTGAGGACCATGACCAATATAAGGCTGAAAATGTATTCTTTGTTCCAAAGGAAGCGCAATGGTCTTATATAATGTCAAATGCAAAACAACCGAATATTAAAGAAATATTAGATTATGCAATGAAAAGAATTGAAGAAGAAAATCCAGAATTAGAAGGAATGCTGCCAAGAATTTTTCAAGGCTCTAACCTTCCTGCAGAAAATATTGCAGGACTGATAGAGATATTCTCTCGTGAAATTTTTAGTGCTAGAGCAAGTGAAAGTGTTGATGTATTAGGACGTACTTATGAGTACTTTATAGGCTCCTTTGCCTCTTCTGAAGGGAATCGTGGAGGGGAGTTCTTTACTCCATCAAGCATAGTAACACTACTTGTAGCAATGCTAGAGCCTATAAGTGGAAAAGTCTTTGATCCTGCTTGTGGTAGTGGTGGAATGTTCATTCAGAGTGAGGAGTATTCACCACGAAAGAATGCTTTGTCTTTCTATGGTCAGGAAAATGTTACGACAACTGTTCGTTTGGGAAAAATGAACGTACTTCTTCACGGAATTAACGCAGAGATTCGCTTGGGTGATTCATTATTGAATGATCAGTTTCCAGATTTAAAAGCAGATTTTGTAATCGCTAATCCACCTTTTAATCAGAAAGATTGGGGTGCTGAGCGTGTAGCAAAAAACGACCCGCGCTTAATTGGTCCAGTTACAAATAGTAATGCTAACTACATGTGGATGCAACACTTTTTACAC
The genomic region above belongs to Bacillus sp. A301a_S52 and contains:
- a CDS encoding SAM-dependent DNA methyltransferase, with translation MNVQADIDFQKDLFEAANKMRGSVAPSDYKHYVLPLIFLRYLSNKYEQRRNQLEQMVKDPKSDWFTEDKETQMVIIEDHDQYKAENVFFVPKEAQWSYIMSNAKQPNIKEILDYAMKRIEEENPELEGMLPRIFQGSNLPAENIAGLIEIFSREIFSARASESVDVLGRTYEYFIGSFASSEGNRGGEFFTPSSIVTLLVAMLEPISGKVFDPACGSGGMFIQSEEYSPRKNALSFYGQENVTTTVRLGKMNVLLHGINAEIRLGDSLLNDQFPDLKADFVIANPPFNQKDWGAERVAKNDPRLIGPVTNSNANYMWMQHFLHHLNENGTAGFVMANGAMTSNQKEEKEVRQRLIEEGYIDCVVQLPEKLFFTTGIPCCLFFLSKNRDGKNGFRNRKGEILFIDARKMGNLVSRKQKALTQVEINKISKVYHDFKYEDKNQYEDIAGFCKVATIDEVKNVDYKLSSGVFVGTEIGENDETPFEEKMEELTQRILKQFEESNRLQEKIKKDLEGLI